The following are encoded in a window of Rhizobium sp. 11515TR genomic DNA:
- a CDS encoding DUF599 domain-containing protein — translation MTTADYVALALFIFLWVALNWITSSASFFNRISLTRAMNDRRREWIYNSLRRDLKMIDTQILSGLQNGTGFFASTSIFAIGSCFALLGATDKINAFFSDMPFILNGGRTAFEIKVAGLACLFGYAFFKFGWAYRLFNYCTILFGSLPMREDVLLDPAGAERAAERVVRMNIIAARNFNAGLRAIFLSIGYLGWFLSPYVFMVTTMFIIIVLVRRQFFSDARLAIMDSDVP, via the coding sequence ATGACGACTGCCGACTATGTCGCCCTCGCCCTTTTCATCTTTCTCTGGGTCGCGCTGAACTGGATCACCAGCAGCGCCAGCTTCTTCAATCGCATCAGCCTGACTCGGGCAATGAATGATCGTCGCCGCGAATGGATCTACAACTCGCTTCGCCGCGACCTGAAAATGATCGACACGCAGATCCTCTCAGGCCTGCAGAACGGCACCGGCTTCTTTGCCTCCACATCGATCTTCGCCATCGGCAGCTGCTTTGCGCTTCTTGGGGCCACCGATAAGATCAACGCCTTCTTCTCGGATATGCCCTTCATTCTCAATGGTGGTCGCACAGCCTTCGAAATCAAGGTGGCCGGGCTTGCCTGCCTCTTCGGCTATGCCTTTTTCAAGTTCGGCTGGGCTTACCGCCTGTTCAACTATTGCACCATTCTCTTCGGTTCGCTGCCGATGCGCGAGGACGTCCTTCTCGATCCCGCGGGTGCGGAAAGAGCGGCCGAGCGCGTGGTACGCATGAACATTATCGCGGCGCGCAATTTCAACGCCGGCCTCAGGGCGATTTTCCTGTCCATCGGCTATCTCGGTTGGTTCCTGAGCCCTTACGTTTTCATGGTCACGACCATGTTCATCATCATTGTGCTGGTTCGCCGGCAGTTTTTTTCCGATGCCCGTCTGGCCATTATGGATAGCGATGTGCCATGA
- a CDS encoding heparan-alpha-glucosaminide N-acetyltransferase, whose product MVAIAESADAPQKTPRIGILDTARGIALLAMASYHCTWDFEFFGYLDSGTAETGWLKLYARAIASTFLFLAGVSLVLANTPQIRWRSYWRRLGMIVAAAAAISLVTFIGMRDEWIFFGILHSIAAASLIGLLFLRLPAFVTLLVAALLTVGIVIDNVVAPLSLHSTFFDAPWLWWVGLSENIQRSNDYVPLFPWLTPFLFGLGIAKLATSLGWLKSLAKFGSGRNLVARAGRHSLIFYLVHQPVLFGLVYLLSLVAPAPPQDPTVGYIRQCVASCTRSGSEAMCRSFCQCTLDKLQAQNLFKPLESGAIKADSDERVSRIAIQCTDEAQ is encoded by the coding sequence ATGGTCGCTATCGCCGAGAGTGCCGATGCACCGCAAAAGACGCCACGCATCGGCATTCTGGACACGGCGCGCGGCATCGCGCTCCTGGCCATGGCAAGCTATCACTGCACCTGGGATTTCGAGTTTTTCGGCTATCTCGATTCCGGCACGGCGGAAACAGGCTGGCTGAAGCTTTACGCCCGCGCGATCGCCAGCACCTTCCTGTTCCTGGCAGGAGTCAGCCTTGTGCTTGCCAATACGCCGCAGATTCGCTGGCGCTCCTACTGGCGACGACTGGGCATGATTGTGGCGGCCGCCGCTGCCATCTCCCTCGTCACCTTCATCGGCATGCGCGACGAATGGATATTCTTCGGCATCCTGCACAGCATCGCGGCGGCGAGCCTCATCGGGCTCTTATTCTTGCGTCTGCCGGCATTCGTGACGCTTCTGGTCGCAGCATTGCTCACCGTCGGCATCGTGATCGACAACGTCGTTGCTCCGCTGTCGCTGCATTCGACGTTCTTCGACGCGCCGTGGCTCTGGTGGGTCGGGCTTTCGGAAAACATCCAGCGTTCGAACGACTACGTGCCGCTCTTCCCTTGGCTGACGCCATTTCTGTTCGGCCTCGGCATCGCGAAATTGGCGACCTCCCTCGGCTGGCTTAAGTCCTTGGCGAAGTTCGGCTCCGGCCGCAATCTCGTTGCTCGTGCCGGTCGGCACAGCTTGATCTTCTATCTGGTTCACCAGCCGGTGCTATTCGGCCTGGTCTATCTGTTGTCCCTTGTCGCACCGGCTCCGCCGCAGGACCCGACGGTCGGCTATATCAGGCAATGCGTGGCCTCCTGCACGCGATCGGGCAGCGAAGCCATGTGCCGCAGCTTTTGCCAATGCACACTCGACAAGTTGCAGGCTCAGAATCTCTTCAAACCACTGGAATCTGGGGCGATCAAAGCAGATAGCGATGAACGCGTAAGCCGAATCGCGATACAATGCACGGATGAAGCGCAATGA
- a CDS encoding methyltransferase family protein: protein MNAYRSKSLSFPWPPLLYSLAIIAALSLQRWYPLPLPFIWALVSWMVGAILTAFAVTLNVWAVKTLLERRTTILTQRCSAHLVTSGPFRFTRNPTYFGYTLLTAGLGLLIGNLWFLPMAAAAAALTTLLVIRCEEMHLLSRFGCEFEFYCKRTRRWL from the coding sequence ATGAATGCCTATCGTTCGAAGTCGCTGAGTTTTCCGTGGCCGCCCCTGCTTTATAGCCTCGCCATCATAGCGGCGCTGTCGCTGCAGCGGTGGTATCCCTTGCCTTTGCCCTTCATCTGGGCGCTGGTTTCCTGGATGGTTGGCGCGATCCTGACCGCCTTCGCAGTGACACTGAACGTCTGGGCCGTCAAGACGCTGCTGGAACGCCGCACGACCATTCTGACCCAACGCTGCAGCGCGCATCTGGTGACGTCAGGCCCCTTTCGCTTCACCCGCAATCCAACCTATTTCGGCTATACCTTGCTGACCGCGGGTCTCGGCCTGCTGATCGGCAATCTCTGGTTCCTGCCCATGGCGGCCGCGGCAGCTGCCTTGACGACCTTGCTCGTCATCCGCTGCGAGGAGATGCATCTCCTCTCGCGATTCGGCTGCGAATTTGAGTTCTATTGCAAGCGGACGCGCCGCTGGCTTTGA
- a CDS encoding MerR family transcriptional regulator, whose product MVDGYYSITELTREFGVSTRTLRFYEDEGLIHPERRGRTRLFRPADRRLIMEILRGRRIGFTIAEIREIIQVYKEPPGEIGQLKLLMKRVDEKRDELRQKRKDIDDTLSELDNVEEACLGRLAEIGVGT is encoded by the coding sequence TTGGTCGACGGATACTATAGCATAACGGAGCTCACTCGGGAATTCGGGGTTTCGACGCGGACGTTGAGGTTCTATGAGGACGAGGGCCTCATTCACCCCGAGCGCAGGGGGCGCACTCGCCTGTTCCGTCCGGCCGACCGGCGTCTGATCATGGAAATCCTGCGCGGCCGCCGCATCGGCTTCACCATTGCCGAAATTCGCGAGATCATTCAAGTTTACAAGGAGCCCCCGGGCGAGATCGGCCAGCTGAAGCTGCTGATGAAGCGCGTAGACGAAAAGCGCGATGAGCTGCGTCAGAAGCGCAAGGATATCGATGATACGCTGAGCGAACTCGACAATGTCGAGGAAGCATGCCTGGGCCGTCTCGCCGAAATCGGCGTCGGGACTTGA
- a CDS encoding peptide deformylase, translating into MSARPIIRFPDPLLRTACAAVTAFDDDLRALVNDLLDTMRAAPGVGITGPHIGVLKRVVVIELSREDGVRTYINPEILWSSPETMRHTEGSVSMPGVTEEIVRPKSIRFRYRDIAGEYHEAKAHDFLAICIQHEIDQLDGIFWLQRLSKLKRDRLVKKWEKMRA; encoded by the coding sequence GTGTCCGCCCGCCCCATCATCCGCTTTCCTGATCCGCTATTACGAACCGCCTGCGCTGCTGTCACCGCCTTCGACGACGATCTGCGAGCGCTCGTCAACGACCTGCTGGATACGATGCGGGCTGCGCCCGGCGTTGGCATCACCGGCCCGCATATCGGCGTCCTCAAGCGCGTCGTCGTAATCGAACTCAGCCGCGAGGATGGCGTGCGTACCTATATCAATCCGGAAATCCTATGGTCGTCGCCGGAAACCATGCGGCATACGGAGGGCAGCGTTTCCATGCCCGGAGTGACGGAAGAGATCGTCAGGCCGAAATCGATCCGCTTTCGCTATCGGGATATCGCCGGCGAGTACCATGAAGCGAAGGCGCACGACTTTCTGGCCATCTGCATCCAACACGAGATCGACCAGCTGGACGGCATTTTCTGGCTGCAGCGGCTTTCCAAGCTCAAGCGCGACCGGCTTGTAAAAAAATGGGAAAAGATGCGAGCTTGA
- the lipB gene encoding lipoyl(octanoyl) transferase LipB — MLRTELSHQMFPVQGTPPVRWRISDGLVPYEEAVGTMEAEVAAIAEGRAPELVWLVEHPPLYTAGTSANAADLIEPDRFPVFATGRGGEYTYHGPGQRVAYVMLDLKCRQQDIRAFVGALEEVIIRTLDSMNVRGERREDRVGVWVRRPEKPTLADGTVAEDKIAALGIRVRKWVTFHGLSLNVDPDLGHFTGIIPCGISAYGVTSLVDLGLPVIMADVDIRLREAFEQVFGETINDA; from the coding sequence ATGCTTCGCACCGAACTTTCTCATCAAATGTTTCCCGTTCAAGGCACTCCGCCCGTCCGCTGGCGGATCAGCGACGGCCTCGTGCCATATGAAGAGGCCGTAGGCACGATGGAGGCGGAAGTGGCCGCGATTGCCGAGGGGCGGGCGCCTGAACTCGTATGGCTGGTCGAGCATCCGCCACTCTATACCGCGGGCACCAGCGCCAATGCTGCCGATCTGATCGAGCCGGATCGATTCCCGGTCTTTGCGACCGGACGCGGCGGCGAATATACCTATCACGGGCCAGGTCAGCGCGTGGCCTATGTCATGCTGGACCTGAAGTGTCGGCAGCAGGATATCCGCGCCTTCGTCGGCGCGCTCGAGGAGGTCATCATTCGCACGCTTGATTCGATGAATGTGCGCGGCGAGAGACGCGAAGATCGAGTTGGCGTCTGGGTCAGGCGTCCGGAAAAGCCCACTCTGGCTGACGGCACCGTGGCGGAGGACAAAATTGCAGCCCTCGGCATCCGCGTGCGCAAATGGGTGACGTTTCATGGCCTTTCGCTGAACGTCGACCCCGATCTCGGGCACTTCACCGGCATCATTCCTTGCGGAATCTCGGCTTATGGCGTCACCAGCCTCGTCGATCTCGGCTTGCCGGTCATAATGGCGGATGTCGATATCCGCCTCCGTGAGGCGTTCGAACAAGTCTTCGGCGAAACGATCAATGACGCGTGA
- a CDS encoding helix-turn-helix domain-containing protein: MARDAAGISLETLAGQLGVSEETMLAWESDRAEPNPSALAKMSALFDVSPAWLMTGSGDGPGEDSDERALEAVRNELSRLRTAYQEIGRLIETTTNQLERLDHQIRLRNLSKDVAH; the protein is encoded by the coding sequence ATGGCGCGCGATGCCGCGGGAATTAGTCTCGAAACGCTGGCCGGACAGCTTGGCGTCAGCGAGGAGACCATGCTCGCGTGGGAATCCGATCGCGCCGAACCCAATCCCTCCGCGCTGGCGAAGATGTCGGCTCTTTTCGATGTTTCTCCGGCATGGTTGATGACCGGATCGGGTGATGGACCCGGAGAGGACAGCGATGAGCGCGCCCTGGAAGCCGTCAGGAACGAGCTTTCGCGGCTGCGGACGGCCTATCAGGAGATCGGTCGGCTGATCGAGACGACGACAAACCAGCTCGAACGCCTCGACCATCAGATCAGGCTACGCAATCTCAGCAAGGATGTGGCGCATTGA